From the genome of Dioscorea cayenensis subsp. rotundata cultivar TDr96_F1 unplaced genomic scaffold, TDr96_F1_v2_PseudoChromosome.rev07_lg8_w22 25.fasta BLBR01001055.1, whole genome shotgun sequence, one region includes:
- the LOC120255539 gene encoding disease resistance protein SUMM2-like, producing MTDIVNTLLGALCTCMQNPAVQEKLRCIITSTSKLLDDVKNELEDLKAMENGILNIQEEANRTGKQLTPPVQRWLDKAHLGEKYNMMIQLKDDYNNRGCLVGSCSLNCWAKYKISQRSIKLLKEIKNLKTEYDAFKEKTEAQPPRAVREIPTSSIVVGKIIKLNLEKVHGYLADDNVSMVGIWGMGGVGKTTLLNEINNSLLGGDTNLGFKYVIPLVVSKEPQFEKLQKEISIRLGLQPPHSEKNDIFEFLKKEDFLILLDDMWKAVDLPETLGIPLPHHQSQSWEDRGQRCNHKVIFTTREDDVCARMKADRKIKVECLDGEEAWHLFKQHANEETINSNASIKKIALKVMEKCLGLPLALKVIGGAMSNKKKPEEWRDMLRSLVNLDIKTVTGMQESLFNTLKLSYDNLVDDTLQQCFLCCAQWPEDEEIDLFKLIEYWVGIGLIDDFRNIGEAFDKGYNLIGNLNAACLVELHYSSREEYVKLHDVIRDMALWIVSECGKKKNKWITCTNDGDDFSQSIEWEEGTWKETERIFFEMDWESDTILLLNNLNIDAPTSPRYPNLKSLFINASLNSFVTYDAVSSYNSFLNIFVYTPSLIYLNLFGAPISDLSKEIRVLVNLRYLNISNTFIWSLPPEFKELRELKYFICRNRPSIKDGLSILSRLPKLQVIDLYKNNCLEADDLSLLKTRVKAIGMHVTSVETLGLFKHLPTWNLSMHGLRHMPKLRFCDLSNKHGGEGLMQLIIEDCDFEELLINGSGVSLKHLELSFLKKLKQITWPAETLPSECFPRLTSLYIGDCDSLRSLSWVLHLPCLRTLNLECCSAMEELIDPADQMQQASSSLLTFPSLLSLQLSGMLNLVSLSTCPLDFPVLSRLDLHGCPKLKKLPFKSSIVNNKFKMVDIEEDLWESLEWEVTTIQSHLAKFL from the exons ATGACGGACATTGTGAACACATTGTTGGGGGCGCTGTGTACTTGCATGCAGAACCCTGCCGTCCAAGAAAAACTTCGTTGCATTATTACAAGCACAAGCAAATTGTTGGATGATGTGAAGAATGAATTGGAAGATCTGAAAGCCATGGAGAATGGTATCCTCAACATTCAAGAAGAGGCCAATAGGACTGGAAAGCAACTCACACCTCCAGTTCAAAGATGGCTTGACAAG GCACACCTAGGTGAGAAATATAATATGATGATTCAATTGAAGGATGACTACAACAACAGAGGTTGTCTTGTTGGGAGTTGTTCCCTCAATTGTTGGGCCAAGTACAAGATTAGCCAAAGATCAATCAAGTTACTCAAAGAGATCAAGAACTTGAAGACCGAATATGATgctttcaaagaaaaaacagaGGCACAACCTCCAAGAGCAGTTAGGGAGATCCCAACTTCATCAATTGTTGTGggcaaaattatcaagttaaatcttgagaaagttcaTGGTTACTTGGCAGATGACAATGTATCTATGGTGGGGATTTGGGGCATGGGAGGGGTTGGAAAGACAACTCTCTTGAACGAAATCAATAACTCATTACTTGGTGGTGATACTAATCTAGGGTTCAAATATGTCATACCTCTGGTGGTTTCAAAAGAACCTCAATTTGAAAAGCTTCAAAAGGAGATATCTATAAGGTTGGGATTGCAGCCCCCTCATTCTGAGAAGAATGatatatttgagtttttgaagAAGGAGGACTTTTTGATACTATTAGATGATATGTGGAAGGCAGTGGACCTTCCTGAAACCCTTGGTATTCCACTTCCTCACCATCAAAGCCAAAGCTGGGAAGATAGAGGTCAAAGGTGCAATCACAAGGTGATCTTCACAACCAGAGAAGATGATGTGTGTGCTCGTATGAAAGCTGACAGGAAGATCAAAGTTGAATGTTTGGATGGAGAAGAAGCATGGCATCTTTTCAAGCAACACGCAAATGAAGAGACCATCAATTCCAATgctagtattaaaaaaattgcactGAAAGTTATGGAGAAGTGCTTAGGCTTACCACTTGCCCTTAAAGTTATTGGTGGAGCCATGTCGAATAAGAAGAAGCCTGAAGAGTGGCGTGACATGCTCAGGTCATTAGTTAACTTGGACATCAAGACCGTCACTGGTATGCAAGAATCATTGTTCAACACTTTGAAGCTCAGTTATGATAATTTGGTTGATGATACTCTACAACAATGTTTCTTGTGTTGTGCTCAATGGCCTGAAGATGAAGAGATTGATTTGTTTAAACTTATAGAGTATTGGGTTGGAATTGGATTGATCGATGACTTCAGAAACATTGGAGAAGCTTTTGATAAGGGATATAATCTCATTGGAAACTTAAATGCAGCATGTTTGGTGGAATTGCACTATAGCTCTCGTGAAGAATATGTCAAATTACATGATGTGATTCGGGATATGGCACTGTGGATTGTCTCTGAGTGTggcaagaaaaagaacaaatggaTTACATGTACAAATGATGGTGATGATTTTAGTCAATCTATAGAGTGGGAAGAAGGTACTTGGAAGGAGACAGAACGAATATTTTTCGAAATGGATTGGGAGAGTGACACaatcttattattaaataatctaAATATTGATGCACCAACTTCTCCTCGATATCCTAATCTTAAGAGTCTATTTATTAATGCATCACTTAACAGTTTTGTCACCTATGATGCCGTGTCGTCCTATAATAGCTTCCTAAATATTTTCGTTTATACTCCATCTCTCATATACTTGAATCTATTTGGGGCACCTATCTCTGATCTTTCAAAAGAAATTCGAGTTCTAGTCAATCTTCGTTACCTCAACATCAGCAACACATTCATTTGGTCACTTCCACCTGAATTCAAAGAGCTGAGGGAATTAAAATACTTCATTTGTAGAAATCGCCCAAGTATCAAGGATGGGTTGTCTATATTATCAAGGTTGCCCAAGTTGCAAGTGATTgatctttataaaaataattgtttagaAGCAGATGATTTGAGTTTATTGAAGACAAGAGTTAAAGCAATTGGTATGCATGTGACCTCAGTTGAGACTCTTGGTCTTTTCAAGCATTTGCCAACCTGGAATTTAAGTATGCATGGACTGCGTCATATGCCTAAACTCCGTTTTTGTGACTTGAGTAACAAACATGGTGGTGAGGGTTTGATGCAGTTAATAATTGAAGATTGTGACTTTGAGGAGTTGTTGATAAATGGCAGTGGGGTCAGTCTAAAGCATCTCGAATTGAGTTTTCTTAAAAAGCTCAAGCAAATCACTTGGCCAGCAGAAACATTACCTAGTGAATGCTTCCCGAGGTTGACATCTCTTTACATTGGTGATTGTGATTCTCTGAGGAGTCTTTCGTGGGTTTTGCATCTCCCATGCCTTAGGACATTAAATTTAGAATGTTGTTCAGCAATGGAGGAATTGATTGACCCTGCAGATCAGATGCAACAAGCTTCATCAAGCCTTCTCACCTTTCCTAGCCTACTATCTTTGCAGTTATCGGGCATGCTGAACTTAGTGAGCTTAAGCACATGTCCATTGGATTTCCCTGTTTTGTCTAGGCTTGACTTGCACGGTTGTCCAAAGCTGAAGAAACTTCCTTTCAAGTCATCCATTgtcaataataaattcaaaatggtGGACATTGAGGAAGACTTGTGGGAGAGTTTGGAATGGGAGGTCACAACAATCCAATCTCATCTCGCGAAGTTTTTGTAA